From the genome of Arthrobacter russicus:
CGGACTCATTGATTTTCTGCGGTACCGCCGTCATAAAGTGCTGGTTTTGTGTTACTCGGTAAAGTCGCTCAGTGGATCAGCTCCCGCCAATTCGCCGGCACTTTGCCTTCCGGGCCTGGCGAGGGCTGGTCTTCCGGGCGGCTCAGCGGTGCCGCGAGTTGACCGGCCCGGGGGAACGAGCCGTCCCGGTAGTCGAAGAACCAAGCTTCACCTGGTTCGAAACTGCGCACCACCGGGTGACCGGTTTCCCTGAAATGCGCGGTCGCGTGCTGTTCCGGCGAGCTATCGCAGCACCCGATGTGCCCGCATTGGGCGCATCGGCGCAGATGCACCCACCAGCCGTCCGCGGCCAGGCATTCCCGGCAGCCGGTTCCGCTGGGCAGGACGTCACGGCGGATTGCTGGATCGTCGGTCATCTGAGCTCCTCGGTGGGCGGCGTTCCGGGTTCGATTACTTTTTCAAACTCTCCGAAATCAACTGCATGATTCCGGCATCGGCAAGGGTCGTCGCATCGCCGGCTTCGCGGCCTTCAGCGATGTCCTTGAGCAGTCGGCGCATGATTTTGCCGGATCGGGTCTTCGGCAATTCGGGCACCACCAGGATCCGCTTGGGTTTGGCGATCGGGCCGATCTCCTTGCCCACGTGATTGCGCAGGGTCTGCTCGACGTCGGGGTCCTCCGCCGCGGAGCCGCGCAGGATCACGAAGGCCACCACGGCTTGGCCGGTAGTCTCATCCGAGGCCCCGACGACGGCGGCTTCGGCCACGGAGGGGTGGCTCA
Proteins encoded in this window:
- a CDS encoding UBP-type zinc finger domain-containing protein, which codes for MTDDPAIRRDVLPSGTGCRECLAADGWWVHLRRCAQCGHIGCCDSSPEQHATAHFRETGHPVVRSFEPGEAWFFDYRDGSFPRAGQLAAPLSRPEDQPSPGPEGKVPANWRELIH